CTGGGACCGCGAGTGGTGGGGCACCCTGCAACGCTTCCGCTACCGTCTGGTGCACACCATTGACCGGATTCTGGACACCATCGAAAACACCCCGGAGTTTACCTGTTTCGTGCTGGACGGTCAGACCATCGTGCTGAAAGATTATCTGGAGGTGCGACCCCAGCAGCAAGAACGCCTGAAAAAACACATCCAGGGCGGGAAACTTTTTGTGGGACCGTGGCACATCCTGCCCGATGAATTTCTGGTTTCCGGTGAGGCAACCATCCGCAACCTCTGGCTGGGAGAGCGCACCGTCCGGCAGATGGGGATTCCCAAAAGCAAAGTCGGGTACCTGCCAGACCAGTTCGGGCACATTGCGCAGATGCCGCAAATTCTGAGGGGTTTTGACATCCAGAGTGCCGTGGTGTGGCGCGGATTTGGAGCCCCACCCCTCGGGCAGGAGGACGGCACCGGAGATCAGGGCAAAGATTACTACCTGTTCCCGAAAGCCCGCAACAAGGACGTGTTCCCCGAGCGCATGCAAAACGAGTTCTGGTGGCAGGCCATGGACGGCACCCGTGTGCTGGGGGTGTTTCTGCCGCTGGAATATTACCGCAGCCACTTCAAAGAAGACCCCCAGAACCCCGAGTGGACCCATGACCAGACGGTGGGCCGCTCCCTGCGCACCCTCAACCACCTGAAAGCCTACGCCGCCACCGATTTCATTCTGGAACCGATGGGCGGAGACCACCTGAACGTGGACCCCCGTTTGCCCCGCTTGCTGAACACCCTCAATGAAAAAATCGCCAGCGAGGGGTTCGTGTACCAGCAAAGCTCTCTGGATGCTTTTGTGGAAAGGGTACAGACCCAGCAAGACCGCGTTTCGGTGGTCTGGAAAGGGGAGGGGCGGGCTTTTGGACGCAAAGCCCACCTGCTGCCAGGGGTGTTCAGTGCACGGATGCACCTCAAACAAATGAATGCCCGCACCCAGACCGAACTCGAACGGTACGCAGAGCCCTTGCAGGCCATCCAGACCGTGCTGGGAGGCCGTCCAGAGAGGGATTTCCTCTGGCTGGCATGGGAGAAACTGATCCAGAACCATCCGCACGACAGCATCTGTGGGTGCAGCATCGATCAGGTGCACCGCGAAATGCTGCCCCGTTTTGAAGAGGCCCTGCAAATCGCGCAACTCCTCAAAGAAGACGGCCTGCAAATGCTGGCCAACCGGGTGGATGCTCCGCTGGCAGAACCCGCAGATCAGGTGTTTGTGGTGTTCAACCCTCTGGGCTTTCGGCGCACCGATCAGGTGGTCCTGACCCTCAACCCCCATCTGGAAGTGAAACCCGAAGACTGGACGCTGCTCGACGAGCACGGCGCAGAGCAGGTCTTTCAGGTGCGCTCGGTCAGGACCCCTTACGAAAAAACCGAGGCTTTCCCGTGGCTCGGGATCCAGAGCCCTGCCCAGCATGACATGGACGAGGTCACCGAAGCGTATTTCATCGCCGAGGACCTGCCCCCGGTGGGCTACCGCACGTATGTCCTGCGGAAAAGGACCTTTCCCAAACCTTCCCACCGCATTCGGCCTTACACCATCCCCGGAAATGTGGCCCTGCACAAAGGGGACGAACCCATCACCGATCTGATGGTGGGACCCCGCACCCTGCAAAACCGGTTTTTGCGGGTCACCTTAGAGGCCACGGACGGCACCCTCACCCTTGAGGACCTTGAAACAGGACGGGTTTACTCGGGCCTCAACCACTTTCTGGACGGCGGAGACAACGGAGACACCTACAACTACAGCTGGCCCCTCGGGGATCTGGAATTCAGCACCAGAGATGTCAAACCCCACATTCAGGTGCTGGACGCCGGGGCAGCCAGTTCCACCCTCCGGGTGACATGGAAATGGACACTCCCCATCTCTTTAAGTGAAGACCGCCAGAGCCGCAGTGCAGAGTACACCGAACTGATCTTGCACTCCGACATCACCCTGCACGCTTCGGTGAAACGGGTGGACATCCGCACCCATTTTGTGAACACCCTGAAAGACCACCGTTTGCGGGCGGTTTTCCCTCTGGGACGCAAAGTGCAGACCTCCAGCGCGGAAAGTGCCTTCTGTGTGATCGACCGGCCCACCCGCCTTCCAGAAGACCAGAGGAGCAGCGGTGAACCTGCCGTGCATGAACATCCCCAGATGGCTTTCGTGAGTGTGTCAGACGGAGAGAAGGGCCTCAGCATCCTGAACCGGGGCCTCCCGGAATTCAGTGCCGATGAAGACGGCAACATTCACCTGACCTTGCTGCGCACCGTGGGTTACCTGTCCAGAGAGGACCTCTTGACCCGCGTGGGTGGCGCAGGTCCCACCAGCAGCACCCCGGACGCCCAGATGCTTGGTCCGTGCGTGGCCGAGTACAGCATTTACCCCCACAACGGCACATGGGAAGATGCGCACACCGTGAACGTGGCCCACGCCTACAACGCCCCTCTGGTGGCAGACACCCGCACCAGTCAGTTTGTGCCCCTCAGGAACCAGCACCACGTTCCAGATGCGGTGCTTCCCCCTTCGGGCAGCTTTCTGGAGGTGGAAGGGGACGCCCTTTTGACCGCATTCAAACCCGCCGAAGACCATCCGGGCTGGATTGTCCGCTTGGTGAACCAGAGCCACCACCCCCAGACCCTGCGCCTGAAACCCCTGCTGGACGTGAAGACGGCTTCTCTGGTGAACCTGCTTGAACAAAAACAGCACCCCCTGACCCTCGAAGACGGGCAGGTGCAACTGTCGCTGCAACCGTGGCAGATCGTCACGGTGCTGCTGGAGGTCCTGTGAAAACCCTCGCTGTGATCCACACCACCCCTGTGACGGTGCAAACCATGAAAGACCTGCACCAGAAGATCCGCCCGGATGTGCGCCTGATCAACCTCCTCGATGACAGTTTGCTTGCAGATGTGATGCAAGCCGGAAGCCCAACTCCGGAGGTGGAACAGCGCATGAGGTCCTACCTGCAAAACGCCCGTCTGGCCGGGGCGGATGGGGTGATGTGCGCGTGCTCCTCGGTGGGTGAGGTGGTCGAAAAGTTGCGTCCTGACGCTGAAGTTCCCTTCTGGCGCGTGGATGAACCCATGGCCAGAGAAGCTGCCCGTTTGGGGCAAAAAATCGGGGTGATTGCCACGGTGTCTACCACGCTGGAACCCACGGCACGTCTGGTGCAAAGACAGGGGGACATCGAGGTTCAAAAAGTGCTGGTTGAGGGGGCTTACGCTGCTTTGATGACTGGAAACAGCGATCAGCACGACCTGTTGGTGTCCAGAGCCCTGCGTGACCTTCTGGAGCAGGTGGACGTGGTGGTGCTGGCACAGGCCAGCATGGCCAGAGTGGTCGCCACCCTGAACCCGCCTCCAGACAAGCCGGTTTTGAGCAGCCCGGAAAGTGGCCTGCGTGCCGCTCTGGAGGCCCTGTGAAGATTCCTGACAGCCTGAACCTGAACGGCATCCTGCCCCACGCCCAGCAGCACGGGTATGGGGTGGCTGCCTTCTCCGCCCGTTACCTTGCCTGCATCCGGCCTGTGATGGAAGCTGCACAGGAACAGCGCTCTCCGGTGATCATCGAAATCAGCCAGCGGGAACTGGGCTGGTTTCAGGTGACCCCTCTGGAATTTAGAAATGCCCTTGCACAGGTGGTGGAAGACCTGAACGTCACCGTTCCTTTCTGCCTGCATCTGGACCACAGCTGGGATCTGCAAGTGATCCAGAGCGCCATCGATGCCGGATTCAACAGCGTGATGATCGACGCCTCGGCGCAGCCTTTTGAGGAAAACGTGCGCCTGACCCGTCAGGTGGTCGAAATGGCCCGCCCTGAAGGGGTCAGCGTGGAAGCCGAACTGGGCAAACTGACCACCACCGACCGCATGGAAAGCGAAAACGACGAGGAGATGTACACCGATCCCCTCGAAGCAGGCCATTTCGTGGCCGAAACCGGATGTGACGCTCTGGCGGTCAGCATCGGCACGGCACACGGGGTGTACCCGGTCAAGAACCCCAAAATCGATTTTGAACGCCTGCGTTTGATCCGGGCGCAGGTCGGCAGCCTGCCCATCGTGCTGCATGGAGGTTCGGGTTTGCCTGCGGAAACCGTGCATCAGGCCATGCAGATTCCCGGCGGCGGAACCACCAAGATGAACATCGCCACCGATCTGGAAGTGGCTTTGCTCACAGCGATGGGGGGCCTTCCCCGCATGACCAGTGCAGAACTCGATTCGGTGGATCCGGTTCTCAAAGCCAGAGGTCTGAAGGCCGTGAAAGACACCGCCACCGACAAAATCCTGCATTTCGTCAGGTCCGGGAACCGTGCATGGGACACCCATTGATGGTGAAAGGGAAGGCTTCCCATGCTTAGCTTCTGGCGCGGCATCCGCGAAGGGGGAGTGATGGTCTGGCAGCACCTCGCCCTCTTGGTGTTGCTGAACCTGATTTTGCTGGTGCTGGGCTGGACGGTGGTCCTGCTGGGTCCGGCCCTCCTTGCCGTGTACGAATACATCGCCCGCAACCTGCGCGACGGGGAGAAATTGCCCCTGAGCGCCCTGAAAAGTCTGGTCCGCCAGCATCTGATCAGTGGCATGCTGTACCTGCTGGGCTGGGTGCTGCTGCTGGGTTTGCTGTACAGCAATGTGGTGTTCTGGGCGCAGATTTTGCCTGCTTTCGGACAGGCGGTTTTGCTGGTGCTGGGCGGATACCTGCTGGTGCTGGCTCTGGCGGTGCAACCCCACCTGCTGGAACAGCTCACCGTGGGCAAAAAGCCTTACTTGCAGGC
This genomic stretch from Deinococcus misasensis DSM 22328 harbors:
- a CDS encoding alpha-mannosidase — translated: MNPKYTVHMYHHTHWDREWWGTLQRFRYRLVHTIDRILDTIENTPEFTCFVLDGQTIVLKDYLEVRPQQQERLKKHIQGGKLFVGPWHILPDEFLVSGEATIRNLWLGERTVRQMGIPKSKVGYLPDQFGHIAQMPQILRGFDIQSAVVWRGFGAPPLGQEDGTGDQGKDYYLFPKARNKDVFPERMQNEFWWQAMDGTRVLGVFLPLEYYRSHFKEDPQNPEWTHDQTVGRSLRTLNHLKAYAATDFILEPMGGDHLNVDPRLPRLLNTLNEKIASEGFVYQQSSLDAFVERVQTQQDRVSVVWKGEGRAFGRKAHLLPGVFSARMHLKQMNARTQTELERYAEPLQAIQTVLGGRPERDFLWLAWEKLIQNHPHDSICGCSIDQVHREMLPRFEEALQIAQLLKEDGLQMLANRVDAPLAEPADQVFVVFNPLGFRRTDQVVLTLNPHLEVKPEDWTLLDEHGAEQVFQVRSVRTPYEKTEAFPWLGIQSPAQHDMDEVTEAYFIAEDLPPVGYRTYVLRKRTFPKPSHRIRPYTIPGNVALHKGDEPITDLMVGPRTLQNRFLRVTLEATDGTLTLEDLETGRVYSGLNHFLDGGDNGDTYNYSWPLGDLEFSTRDVKPHIQVLDAGAASSTLRVTWKWTLPISLSEDRQSRSAEYTELILHSDITLHASVKRVDIRTHFVNTLKDHRLRAVFPLGRKVQTSSAESAFCVIDRPTRLPEDQRSSGEPAVHEHPQMAFVSVSDGEKGLSILNRGLPEFSADEDGNIHLTLLRTVGYLSREDLLTRVGGAGPTSSTPDAQMLGPCVAEYSIYPHNGTWEDAHTVNVAHAYNAPLVADTRTSQFVPLRNQHHVPDAVLPPSGSFLEVEGDALLTAFKPAEDHPGWIVRLVNQSHHPQTLRLKPLLDVKTASLVNLLEQKQHPLTLEDGQVQLSLQPWQIVTVLLEVL
- a CDS encoding aspartate/glutamate racemase family protein is translated as MKTLAVIHTTPVTVQTMKDLHQKIRPDVRLINLLDDSLLADVMQAGSPTPEVEQRMRSYLQNARLAGADGVMCACSSVGEVVEKLRPDAEVPFWRVDEPMAREAARLGQKIGVIATVSTTLEPTARLVQRQGDIEVQKVLVEGAYAALMTGNSDQHDLLVSRALRDLLEQVDVVVLAQASMARVVATLNPPPDKPVLSSPESGLRAALEAL
- a CDS encoding class II fructose-bisphosphate aldolase; this encodes MKIPDSLNLNGILPHAQQHGYGVAAFSARYLACIRPVMEAAQEQRSPVIIEISQRELGWFQVTPLEFRNALAQVVEDLNVTVPFCLHLDHSWDLQVIQSAIDAGFNSVMIDASAQPFEENVRLTRQVVEMARPEGVSVEAELGKLTTTDRMESENDEEMYTDPLEAGHFVAETGCDALAVSIGTAHGVYPVKNPKIDFERLRLIRAQVGSLPIVLHGGSGLPAETVHQAMQIPGGGTTKMNIATDLEVALLTAMGGLPRMTSAELDSVDPVLKARGLKAVKDTATDKILHFVRSGNRAWDTH
- a CDS encoding DUF624 domain-containing protein, whose protein sequence is MLSFWRGIREGGVMVWQHLALLVLLNLILLVLGWTVVLLGPALLAVYEYIARNLRDGEKLPLSALKSLVRQHLISGMLYLLGWVLLLGLLYSNVVFWAQILPAFGQAVLLVLGGYLLVLALAVQPHLLEQLTVGKKPYLQALQWAFRDLAREPLAGHVHTLVPLTLLLISLKWWTLPLIVFTGVGLAFAATRVKPVYQMPEPEEEYLEEEEGQHAGV